The segment TTGTCACAATTCATATTAACCATCAAGTGGTGACTTGATGAATGCTGAAAAGCCCATGGCATTGTGTTCAGTGGTCACTCTCTGGGCCTGTGGTACCTCTCATTTGTTTTAATCAAATTTAGAATTTTTTGTGTCGGAAGGTTGGCAGATATTAGGCTTTATTTcttattgttctttttttattctacTATAATTTAAAAATACAATTAGTGAATGATATTTGAGTGGTTCTGGCTATTAAACTGGTCAGTTTTAACAGTAGATCAGCAGAAGTAATCAAATTAAAGGGAATTCCTTTGCTTCTTTCTCAGAACAATCAGGCTGATCTGGAGAATGCTACAGAGACTTTGTCTGGATACCTGGAGCGAGATATTTCCCAGGACTCGTTGCAGGACATCAAACAGAAAGTTCAAGATAAGTACAGGTGAGGAACCGACAGGGCTCAGCCTTGGGGGCCCAAAAGCACCCACTGCACTTTAATTGAATTGTGAAGTTTATAAAATGGTCTGCCCTACTGGTCTGTTTTTTCACCACTCCATCCCTTGCGcttcccttttcttctctttcatcccctctctgtcctcttctactcctccccccttctctctgtctctctctcttccccctctctgcccccccctctctgtctgtctctctctccctccctctctctctctacctctctgtacccctctctcccgctccccccctctctctctctctctctctctctctctctctctctctctctctctctctctctctctctctctctccccctctccctccctcctctgtagATACTGTGAGAGTCGACGGCGAGTACTGCTGCAGCACGTGCACGAGGGCTATGAGAAGGACCTGTGGGAGTACATAGAGGATTGAGGGTGGCACAGCCTATCGTGAAGAACTCTCCGGAACACCCATTTCAAAGCGTGGCCTCCGCAGCAGCACTGTGGTCCCAGCGTCCCTTGCTGATGGGCCTCTTCTTGGCATCTCAAACTTACTACTTATCTCTTAACCTTTTTTATTTGATTCAGTCATTTTTACCCAAATAAATGATAGAATAATCCAAACCATCCCACAGCAGTATTGTTTGCAGCAGAGTTTATTGTTGAGAGGCGAACCTCCACATAGTTTCTCCTCtctgcacattttttttctgtgagatTGTTTTAgatttatacttttttttttcaaagaaaaaaagttttattcaGAATGCCCAACGTGGCTGAATGGCTTGTTTTTAGGCACAGCTTAACCTGTCCGagccatgagtgtgtttgtgtgtgttttaaactggCCTGTTTTTGGGGATGCAGAATGTGGACTTGCTGATTGTACAAGTCAACATATATAGGAAGTGTGTGAGGTCTCTAGGAAAAGGAAGTCTGTATTTTTCAAACTGTAAATAGAGTACATGCATGGAACATGGAGTGGCATGcacttgcattttttttctctgagggGGGTAGGGTCCTTTTTTAATTTACAATTTCAgacatatttattcattttagttATTTGCAAATGGTTTTACATGCAGATTTtagtttactttttttttttttaaactgttatCTGGATGGATAACATCCCAAAACATGGAAGGAAAAATCTTTCACACAGAGACCATGCTAAAACACAAGGCTAGCAAGGCAAATCCTAGCCTTAATCTGAGCTCTGTGTGCTAAGGCTAACATTAGCTCCTCTACTGAGACCAACATTcatccaaccaaccaaccaatcaaatccatcctgcctgcctgcctgtttggtCCCCTGTCTGCCTCCTTCCGCCCCCCGAGTCTCAGTCCCATCGCCTCCCCTCCGTTTACTGTAAACCAGCCCTCTATTTTTCCGTTTTGTCTCGCAGGTGTGGTCAGATGTCATACACTACCAGCTGCCCCCTGAGAGCCAAATTGAGTGACATTCACTCTTGCAAGACATGTCTctagtatttttttctttcttttctttttcatatttttttttgtctttttgtatgCACCTTGTTTAAGTGTGGGATGTAGCACTGAAAATTCTGGTGATGAGTGTCGAAGTGAGTTCAGCCATTGAGGTACCGCAAGGGTGACATGTGATTGTAAGATGGCCTTCCATCTTACTCACTGCAGACTTCATCCGAACGCTAAACATCGGTCCTCTTTGAGAGGGTCCTCTTCCAGACAGGTTTCTGTGTCGAAGTGTGGCAGGCAATAGGCTTTACACCAGTCATGTTTATGCATAACAGTCCATAACCAGGAGGCTAGTATAAGTCTTGTTAGACTGTCCTTGTCCTGGCAGCCTTGTGTGAAGTAAGCCTCTTCGTAGAGGTTTTGATATCGGGCAGCCCCTAACATACTCACAGACTTGTTACTCTACGCCCAGGATAAAAGAAGAGGTTTGTTTACAGAACTGTGATGTGAGGGAGGTTCAACACGCCAGAAGCAAGTtaaatatgtaatgtatgtatggatggatggatggatggatggatggttgcGGGGCTTTCAATGTCTATGATATTATGTCAAATCTTTGTTAATGCTGTCCACAGCAGCTTGCCTCCGTAGCCTTTGTACTCCGATTTTGAGAAGCGTCTGAGAAGTACAGATGTCACTAAAGAGTCGTGgtttgatattttattttttatttgctttgttTAATTTTTGGACCATTTTCATCACATCCCCTAGAAACGCAGACTGGGCCCTGCTCTGAGAAATCCCATGCCAGTTGCTatggtttgtgttttgtgagtgtccTGGGATGGCTACCCCGTTGCACTGACTCTGGATTGGGGGAATGTTAGGCTTACTGTGCTGGCTCTGCCATTGAGAGTAAAGATCTCACCAAAGTGTGAACTCTCTAAATATCGTTTATGAGAATCCTTTCTCTGATatgagagagatcagagactGTCGCTTTCATGTGTTCTAATAACCATTCTTACAAACAAAAGATGTCCtatttaaataaatgtcatTTAAAAACTATTATCTGTCTGTGGCCTGTCATTGGATGTGTGAATATTGTCATGATGTGGGTGTCATTGAATGTTCAATTCAAAGTGCCTCTGCACAGCCGTGACCAGAACATTCGGTTGCACCTGGAAATTAAATCTAAAACTATATGTAGCCCAACATGTTCCCCACGTGCTGTCAGTATGTTTAAATTCTTCACATCTACCCTGCTCACTTACTTTTGGAAGTGCCCGAGCACGCAGGACCCCTGGGTGCGCGCACGCTGGACCCGTGCATGCCAGGTTCCGCCCTTTGTGCAGCGAAACGATAGTGGCAGAGACCCGACAAAGAATTTATTGCAgaattatgttttttatgaacaGTTTTCCCCTAAACAAGGCGAGCTATTGTTTTCTCACAACACCGAACATGCCATGGGCAATTCAGAGGTATTTTTTGCGTCTTTAACTTGGTTGAACTAGAGATGAGGTACGGTAATACTCGATCGTTTGTTAACTATACACTACATAACGATTACTGTATCTTAGATGAAAAGTAGCGCCTCTCTCTAACTTGTACTGAAACGTCATTTATCACTTTGCTATGTTCTTTTACAGCAAATCACGAACCGTCCTCCAGTAGTGACTTCTGCATCCACTCCAGAAAAAGAAATGGATACAGCGGTGGGATACTGTTAAAGTTGAATATGTTCTACAACGTGTTTACATTCGCCGAATAATTGTTTTGGGAGGGGATTGTGTACCTGCCTGATTGTGGCACCTTATAGGGAAGTTTAAGCTGACTGTGTGTAGTAATTCAAACTTTGATAAGCAGTGCAAGGCAGGGAGAAGATTTTCAGTGCCTGTCTTAATTAGCTTTTCTGTGCTCTGCAAGGATTTAAGTTAAGTCGTGGGACACCGTAGGTCAGCCTAAATTAAGTATGCTGTTAGATATTGCAGGGGTAAATGGATACTTTGGGTAGAAGAGACTGCCAAAGCAATGCATTTAGTCTGTAATTGACCATATTATTATGTTCCAGGAGCTGACCCCAAACAGCCCGGAGCCAAGGGCGAGGGATGGTAAGATTGGCAAACTGCTGCATCTTGTTTTTGGTCATCACATCAGGGTTTCTGTCTTTATAGTAGTCTACCCAACTCAGTCAGCCTCAAGGTTCAGTAGGCCTACCCTACATTGCAGTTATTTCACTGATAGAAATGCAAGAGCCTATGCAATAT is part of the Clupea harengus chromosome 6, Ch_v2.0.2, whole genome shotgun sequence genome and harbors:
- the LOC105899885 gene encoding uncharacterized protein LOC105899885 isoform X2 — protein: MCSNNHSYKQKMSYLNKCHLKTIICLWPVIGCVNIVMMWVSLNVQFKVPLHSRDQNIRLHLEIKSKTICSPTCSPRAVSMFKFFTSTLLTYFWKCPSTQDPWVRARWTRACQVPPFVQRNDSGRDPTKNLLQNYVFYEQFSPKQGELLFSHNTEHAMGNSEQITNRPPVVTSASTPEKEMDTAELTPNSPEPRARDVTATLTKIYLFTYNLIQFLGFLWIFSSMTVHLVLEGKDSVYHTFRFCWTMMFICQILAVFEVINPALGLVNTAVFPVMVQVMGRNVILFVIFGSLGEMQTRVVVFFVFYLWSVIEIFR